In the Gymnodinialimonas sp. 202GB13-11 genome, one interval contains:
- the hemC gene encoding hydroxymethylbilane synthase, with protein sequence MTTDLPTPAAPLRIGTRGSPLALAQAFETRTRLMGTFDLPEDAFEIVVIKTTGDDRSLIERDIALKELGGKGLFTKEIEEDMLSGKIDIAVHSMKDMPVDQPEGLLLDCYLPREDVRDAFVSLNHDSLAALPEGAIVGSSSLRRRAQLAARRPDLKVVEFRGNVQTRMKKLGDGVAEATFLAMAGLRRLGMEEVVKSALETTDMLPAVAQGAIGIERRADDMRMAKMLEAIHDGPTGQRLAAERAFLKGLDGSCQTPIAGLAELDGGTLRLRGEILRPDGSEVLTDDRTAPVEDGVALGAEMAADLRKQAGPGFFDWH encoded by the coding sequence ATGACGACCGACCTGCCGACCCCCGCCGCCCCATTGCGTATCGGAACCCGTGGCTCGCCACTGGCCTTGGCGCAAGCATTCGAAACCCGCACCCGTTTGATGGGTACCTTCGATCTGCCTGAAGATGCGTTCGAAATCGTTGTGATCAAGACAACCGGTGATGATCGTAGCCTGATTGAGCGTGACATCGCTTTGAAGGAATTGGGCGGCAAGGGCCTCTTCACCAAGGAAATTGAGGAGGACATGCTGTCAGGCAAGATAGACATCGCTGTCCACTCGATGAAAGACATGCCCGTAGATCAGCCTGAAGGGCTGCTCCTAGATTGTTATCTACCCCGCGAAGATGTGCGTGACGCGTTTGTTTCGTTGAACCATGACAGCTTGGCCGCGTTGCCCGAGGGGGCGATTGTCGGCTCCTCCAGCTTGCGGCGACGGGCGCAACTCGCGGCGCGTCGTCCAGACCTGAAAGTCGTGGAATTCCGCGGTAACGTTCAAACGCGCATGAAGAAGCTTGGCGACGGTGTGGCTGAGGCAACCTTCCTCGCCATGGCAGGTCTGCGCCGCCTTGGAATGGAAGAGGTTGTGAAATCGGCGCTTGAGACGACCGATATGCTTCCAGCTGTCGCGCAAGGCGCCATCGGGATTGAGCGCCGTGCAGACGATATGCGCATGGCGAAGATGCTTGAGGCCATTCACGACGGCCCGACCGGCCAACGCCTTGCCGCCGAGCGCGCGTTTCTCAAAGGACTTGATGGTTCTTGCCAGACACCCATTGCCGGATTGGCAGAACTAGACGGTGGCACCCTTCGTTTGCGTGGTGAAATCCTGCGCCCAGATGGATCAGAGGTGCTGACAGACGACCGAACAGCGCCGGTGGAAGATGGGGTGGCTCTCGGGGCTGAGATGGCCGCCGACCTTCGCAAACAGGCCGGACCGGGCTTTTTCGACTGGCACTAA
- the rfbD gene encoding dTDP-4-dehydrorhamnose reductase yields the protein MKLLAFGQTGQVAQELTRLGVQTLGRAEADLTDPLKCAALIAATDADAVINAAAYTAVDKAEEEEATAHLVNAKAPAAMAQTCAAKNIPFVHISTDYVFDGSGEASWTPDAPTAPLGAYGRTKLAGEEAVRAAGGTHAIMRTAWVFSAHGANFVKTMLRLGAERDSLSIVADQIGGPTPARDIAAACVTMAEALVADPGKSGTYHFAGSPDASWADFAREIFDQADLQCAVTDIPSSAYPTPAERPKNSRLDCTSTEVVFGLQRPNWRAGLAEVLEHLHNS from the coding sequence ATGAAGCTTCTGGCGTTCGGACAGACCGGGCAGGTCGCGCAGGAACTGACACGCCTTGGGGTGCAAACGCTTGGCAGGGCGGAAGCCGATCTGACAGACCCGTTAAAGTGCGCGGCATTGATTGCGGCAACCGATGCAGATGCGGTTATCAACGCAGCCGCCTACACCGCAGTCGATAAGGCAGAAGAAGAGGAAGCCACTGCCCATTTAGTCAACGCCAAAGCCCCCGCCGCCATGGCACAAACCTGCGCGGCAAAAAATATTCCTTTTGTCCATATCTCGACGGACTACGTTTTCGATGGGTCGGGTGAGGCATCATGGACCCCGGATGCGCCCACGGCGCCCCTAGGCGCCTATGGCCGCACCAAATTGGCGGGCGAAGAAGCAGTGCGCGCGGCAGGTGGCACGCACGCAATCATGCGCACAGCTTGGGTTTTTTCAGCCCATGGCGCGAATTTCGTGAAAACGATGCTGCGGCTTGGGGCGGAGCGTGACTCACTTTCCATCGTTGCGGACCAAATTGGAGGGCCCACCCCAGCACGTGACATTGCCGCCGCCTGCGTCACGATGGCGGAAGCCTTGGTTGCTGATCCGGGAAAAAGCGGCACCTATCATTTCGCGGGCAGCCCGGATGCGTCCTGGGCCGATTTTGCGCGCGAGATTTTCGATCAGGCTGATTTGCAGTGCGCTGTCACGGACATCCCTTCTTCCGCCTACCCAACCCCTGCAGAACGCCCCAAAAACTCCCGCCTCGATTGCACGTCGACCGAAGTCGTTTTTGGGCTTCAGCGGCCCAATTGGCGTGCGGGTTTGGCAGAAGTCTTGGAACACTTGCACAATTCCTGA
- a CDS encoding glycosyltransferase family 25 protein, translating to MIINLASETERLAFQASQLERLGIAYQRLEAKTPETLTPAKDSPYWTCWQRPLRTTEMAAFASHRSAWEYVAASDAPNLILEDDAVLMPGVPDLLAQLSSIPEAEFVTLETRGRRKRIAVEPHGGLPLHRLWQDRTGAAAYVLWPSAARKLLARVATAPGLADAILCAAYDLNAWQAVPALACQLDRCEAEGFAPPIETQSAIGKEAKPSAKPSLVQRLRRVSGQARMGLRALAHANAQNVIVPLKRD from the coding sequence TTGATTATAAACCTTGCGTCGGAAACCGAACGTCTTGCGTTCCAGGCAAGTCAGTTGGAGCGATTGGGCATTGCTTACCAACGCCTCGAAGCCAAAACGCCGGAAACGCTAACTCCAGCCAAAGACAGTCCGTACTGGACCTGTTGGCAGCGCCCATTGCGCACAACGGAAATGGCTGCCTTCGCCAGCCACCGTAGCGCATGGGAGTATGTCGCAGCTTCAGATGCGCCGAATTTGATCCTTGAAGATGACGCTGTTCTGATGCCCGGTGTCCCTGATCTTTTGGCGCAACTGTCCTCCATTCCAGAGGCCGAATTTGTAACGCTGGAAACCCGTGGTCGGCGCAAACGCATCGCTGTTGAGCCCCATGGTGGCTTGCCGCTCCACCGGCTTTGGCAAGATCGCACAGGTGCTGCGGCTTACGTACTCTGGCCTTCCGCTGCGCGAAAACTGCTGGCCCGCGTGGCAACAGCGCCTGGATTGGCAGATGCTATCCTTTGCGCTGCCTATGACCTGAACGCGTGGCAAGCAGTCCCAGCCCTTGCGTGTCAACTTGATCGCTGCGAGGCAGAAGGCTTTGCCCCGCCCATCGAAACGCAAAGTGCAATTGGGAAAGAGGCCAAACCGAGCGCCAAACCGAGTCTTGTTCAAAGGTTGCGGCGCGTTTCCGGCCAAGCGCGGATGGGCTTGCGCGCATTGGCCCACGCAAATGCACAAAACGTCATCGTACCGCTAAAGCGCGATTAG
- the rfbC gene encoding dTDP-4-dehydrorhamnose 3,5-epimerase, whose protein sequence is MNIEETGLPGLVVLTPPRFGDERGFFSETYNAEKLAEHGIAITFVQDNHSLSAETNTVRGLHFQAPPRAQAKLVRCGRGRLWDVAVDIRRGSPTYGQHFGIELTFENAKQLLIPAGFAHGFITREPGTEIIYKCSDTYAPETEGALLWSDPDLGIDWQLTGNPILSGKDADAPAFIGFESPFTYEGAA, encoded by the coding sequence ATGAATATTGAAGAAACCGGCCTTCCGGGCCTTGTGGTCCTGACGCCACCGCGCTTTGGGGATGAACGCGGCTTTTTCAGTGAAACGTACAATGCTGAGAAGCTCGCGGAGCACGGCATCGCTATCACTTTCGTCCAAGACAATCACTCTCTCTCGGCCGAGACGAACACCGTTCGAGGCCTCCACTTTCAGGCCCCGCCCCGTGCACAAGCCAAGCTCGTGCGATGCGGGCGCGGAAGGCTTTGGGATGTGGCGGTCGATATTCGGCGCGGCTCCCCAACCTATGGGCAGCATTTCGGGATCGAGCTGACCTTTGAGAATGCAAAACAGCTCCTGATCCCCGCAGGCTTTGCCCACGGGTTCATCACGCGGGAACCGGGCACCGAGATCATCTACAAATGCTCCGACACCTACGCGCCCGAAACGGAAGGTGCATTGCTGTGGAGCGATCCCGATCTTGGAATTGATTGGCAGCTAACCGGTAATCCGATTCTTTCTGGCAAGGATGCAGACGCACCCGCCTTCATTGGGTTCGAGAGTCCCTTCACTTATGAGGGCGCGGCATGA
- the hemE gene encoding uroporphyrinogen decarboxylase, which translates to MPDKKKLLRSLAGETMDVPPVWLMRQAGRYLPEYRATRAQAGDFLSLCYNPELAAEVTLQPIRRYGFDAAILFADILLIPQALGADLWFVTGEGPRLSTITDAAGMDRMKGKDDIHETLNPIYETVKILSQELPKETTLIGFAGAPWTVATYMIAGRGTPDQAPAHKLREEDPQTFQALIDLLTDATIEYLDMQVKAGAEVVKLFDSWAGSLKGEAFDAFALAPAKRIIAELKSRHPDLPVIAFPREAGDKYIGFAKAVGADALAIDTSVDATWAAENLQGDTCVQGNLDPKLMVTGGEALQSEARRICDALKGGPHIFNLGHGITPDADPENVHRLLEAIRG; encoded by the coding sequence ATGCCCGACAAGAAAAAACTTCTCCGTAGCCTTGCGGGTGAAACGATGGATGTGCCGCCCGTCTGGCTGATGCGGCAGGCCGGGCGATATCTGCCCGAGTATCGCGCGACACGTGCGCAGGCCGGGGATTTCCTTTCGCTTTGCTATAATCCGGAGCTTGCCGCTGAAGTTACACTTCAGCCTATTCGGCGCTATGGCTTCGATGCGGCGATCCTTTTTGCTGACATCCTGCTTATCCCGCAGGCCCTTGGTGCTGATCTTTGGTTCGTGACGGGAGAAGGCCCACGTCTTTCCACGATCACCGATGCCGCTGGCATGGATCGGATGAAGGGCAAGGACGATATCCATGAGACCCTGAACCCGATCTATGAGACCGTGAAGATCCTGTCGCAGGAACTTCCTAAGGAGACCACGCTAATCGGCTTTGCAGGCGCGCCCTGGACGGTTGCCACCTACATGATCGCCGGTCGCGGAACGCCGGATCAGGCCCCCGCCCACAAGTTGCGCGAAGAAGACCCACAGACTTTCCAGGCCCTGATCGACCTGCTGACGGATGCAACCATCGAATACCTCGACATGCAGGTGAAGGCCGGTGCTGAAGTGGTGAAGCTGTTCGACTCGTGGGCGGGCTCGCTTAAGGGAGAGGCCTTTGACGCATTCGCTCTGGCCCCGGCTAAACGCATCATCGCAGAACTAAAGTCACGTCACCCTGATCTTCCGGTGATAGCGTTCCCACGGGAAGCGGGCGACAAATACATCGGCTTTGCCAAAGCAGTTGGGGCAGACGCGTTGGCAATCGACACATCCGTCGACGCCACATGGGCCGCAGAGAACCTGCAGGGCGATACCTGCGTGCAGGGCAACCTCGATCCAAAACTGATGGTCACTGGTGGTGAGGCGCTGCAATCAGAAGCACGCAGGATTTGCGATGCGCTCAAAGGCGGGCCGCATATATTCAATCTCGGCCACGGGATTACACCGGATGCCGACCCCGAGAATGTGCATCGCCTTCTGGAAGCGATCCGGGGCTAA
- the rfbB gene encoding dTDP-glucose 4,6-dehydratase, with protein MKVLVTGGAGFIGSAVVRLAVERGHEVINLDALTYAACLDNVAPVARSSLYTFEQADIRDRAALDRILLSHNPDAILHLAAESHVDRSIDGPAAFIDTNITGTATLLDAARAHWEAQGRPESFRFHHVSTDEVFGTLGDTGLFTEDTPYDPRSPYSASKASSDHLVRAWHETYGLPVLLTNCSNNYGPYHFPEKLIPVVILKALAGEPIPVYGTGENVRDWLYVEDHADALLTVLEKGQVGRSYNIGGHNEMRNIDLVRAICGLLDERRPDASPHADLITFVTDRPGHDMRYAIDASRIQNELGWTPSVTVEEGLARTVDWFLDNEEWWRALQKRDGVGRRLGTKA; from the coding sequence ATGAAGGTGTTGGTCACTGGGGGCGCAGGGTTCATTGGCTCGGCCGTTGTACGCCTTGCTGTCGAGCGTGGGCATGAGGTCATCAACCTTGATGCGCTCACCTACGCTGCGTGTCTTGACAATGTTGCCCCCGTCGCGCGGTCGAGCCTTTACACATTCGAGCAAGCTGATATCCGCGACCGCGCGGCACTCGACCGTATTCTGTTAAGCCATAATCCAGACGCGATCCTGCACCTTGCCGCCGAATCCCATGTCGACCGTTCCATTGATGGGCCCGCTGCCTTCATCGATACGAACATCACCGGCACCGCCACCCTGTTGGATGCGGCGCGCGCGCACTGGGAGGCGCAAGGAAGACCGGAGAGCTTCCGCTTTCACCACGTCTCTACCGATGAGGTTTTTGGCACGCTTGGCGATACCGGGCTCTTTACGGAAGACACCCCGTACGATCCGCGCAGTCCGTATTCGGCATCCAAGGCCTCCTCGGACCACCTTGTTCGTGCCTGGCATGAGACCTACGGCCTGCCGGTTTTGCTGACGAATTGTTCAAACAACTACGGTCCCTACCACTTTCCAGAAAAGCTGATCCCGGTCGTCATCCTCAAGGCCCTCGCAGGGGAGCCGATCCCAGTCTATGGAACCGGTGAGAACGTGCGTGACTGGCTTTATGTGGAGGATCATGCAGACGCCCTTCTGACGGTTCTTGAGAAGGGTCAAGTTGGGCGAAGCTACAACATTGGCGGTCATAACGAGATGCGGAATATCGACCTGGTCCGCGCAATTTGTGGGTTGCTTGATGAACGCCGGCCTGACGCCAGCCCCCATGCAGACCTAATTACTTTTGTCACCGACCGACCAGGCCATGACATGCGCTATGCGATTGACGCATCTCGCATTCAGAACGAATTGGGTTGGACGCCTTCCGTGACGGTTGAAGAAGGCTTGGCGCGGACAGTGGATTGGTTCCTCGACAATGAAGAGTGGTGGCGCGCCCTGCAGAAGCGGGACGGCGTGGGCAGACGTCTGGGAACCAAGGCATGA